The Besnoitia besnoiti strain Bb-Ger1 chromosome IV, whole genome shotgun sequence genome contains a region encoding:
- a CDS encoding phospholipase, patatin family protein (encoded by transcript BESB_055010), with translation MSRGVYSRLRGESEEEDAHYGRKKHALCFRPGESGVIMRDVYDGKPPPAGGAEWRLMAAETRSSSAEKVRRRNQPSSSGPQEDPRSPSQSPSVSPSSSLALDKGWRLEKVLLKEDEADTAVHTGFSPNVLLPAPSSPSPAGAVSGDLTRPVFVAPPPARTTGGTRISEVMIPLPPGGDMPIIGSDDSLDDCHEWGVEGETAKDDDEHESAEEDEGDETVVFWRRMPAGDRLRWAAGRVFRIDTHSVLALPIFFFIVSILVVEVFFYICVRLLIVLTEAVFFYLASLAYWFRSVFLRRLFAAGTPAGKEVNKAAAEAAQRAAVVAESAALEFTGLGVGASEASAAAALRVAPGGGARALFGAPASSGIARGSPRGEDELAEMRPRSTAAQFFRLASAPFTLPFQAGWEACQRCRRRSRKLWRGADRASSSNGPEFASSGTPHSAGVAHAEEDSGVSGKSARGEGEWGGSTHTGSGSQEGGHNTPAAGDVCSRGRAQEKGAGVAEALGSDRRRRLSDDDGDTPGFQRQWSLAPEAAEDQSGESLMSHRTKLFKSKTYQEYARLAITMDKITGREKWKHELETSMYDYETVAKRLQILRKARQSGKLAALQEALRGSLRDQMFGVFKERLYSRTYLGTKVQAEEFIDEVCLCLKELKRHSHRRPEEVRRIFHQLQTSWGVTGLILSGGASLGLHHFGVLEVLLKARAEGRCLLPRVVGGCSAGAVVAAWLCTRTDDELLQQGTVEYLVEHWKALSPNSWLLRLWNVLTKGYMCDIDVWKASAKKLFGDLTFLEAYQRTGRVLNISMTRADREESGVQVMNYVNAPNVLIWSALLCSCAFPFLSLPLPLREKSPKGKAVISKVFGCSYFHDGSLSGDIPTEQMREAWAVSYSIVSQVNLHVFPFAGLRTHGEAGIPVHWRGRSSRWRAGFLLSALELFFKEHIRFLLRLIALLDVSPTLRGINAGSLALQSYTGDVTLHPRYISARYWRLLNDTSPSDISWYLQEGRLMVFPKLHLIRNRMRVDRCFEDLAAAVDSSSASFPATAPRRGVQKAC, from the exons ATGAGCAGGGGGGTATACAGCAGACTGCGgggggagagcgaagaggaagacgcacactatgggaggaagaagcatgCTCTCTGCTTCAGGCCAGGAGAAAGTGGCGTAATCATGAGGGACGTCTACGACGGCAAaccgccgccggcaggcggAGCAGAGTGGCGCCTgatggcggcggagacgcgatcTTCCTCGGCAGAGAAAGTCCGGCGGCGGAACCAGCCGTCCTCGTCAGGCCCGCAGGAAgatccgcgctcgccttcgcagtcTCCGTCCGTTTCGCCCTCGTCATCACTTGCCCTGGACAAGGGCTGGCGGTTGGAAAAAGTGCTTTtgaaggaggacgaggctGATACTGCAGTCCACACGGGGTTCTCCCCCAATGTCCTGTTGCCTGCTCCCTCTTCCCCAagccctgcaggcgccgTCTCTGGAGACCTCACGCGGCCGGTTTtcgtcgcgcctcccccgGCGCGGACCACCGGAGGGACGAGAATCTCCGAAGTCATGAttcctctgccgcctggcGGCGACATGCCGATCATCGGAAGCGACGACTCGCTGGACGACTGCCACGAGTGGGGCGtggaaggcgagacggcgaaggacGATGACGAGCATGAGTCGGCCGAGGAGGATGAGGGCGACGAGACTGTCGTGTTTTGGAGGCGCATGCCTGCGGGCGACCGCCTCCGCTGGGCTGCTGGCCGCGTCTTTCGTATCGACACACACAGCGTTCTCGCGCTCCCCATATTCTTCTTTATCGTCTCGATCTTGGTCGTCGAAGTCTTCTTCTACATCTGTGTCCGTCTCCTGATTGTGCTCACAGAAGCGGTATTTTTCTATCTCGCGTCACTGGCGTACTGGTTCCGCTCGGTCTTCCTGCGACGCCTCTTCGCGGCAGGAACGCCCGCCGGCAAGGAAGTCAACAAggcggcagccgaggccgctCAACGGGCCGCAGTCGtcgccgagagcgccgcgctcgagtTCACTGGCCTGGGCGTTGGAGCCTcagaggcgtctgccgctgcagcgctccGCGTTGCCCCCGGCGGCGGTGCCAGAGCCCTCTTCGGAGCCCCGGCATCCAGCGGGATCGCGCGCGGGTCTccgagaggcgaggacgaacTGGCGGAAATGCGTCCTCGGAGTACTGCTGCTCAGTTtttccgcctcgcgtccgcgcccttcACGCTTCCTTTCCAGGCTGGGTGGGAGGCCTGTCAGCgatgtcgccgccgctcacgGAAACtgtggcgcggcgcagatcGTGCGTCCTCCAGCAACGGCCCTGAGTTCGCCTCGAGCGGAACCCCCCacagcgccggcgtcgcccacGCTGAGGAAGACAGCGGGGTCAGCGGAAAGAGTGCgaggggagagggcgagTGGGGAGGCTCCACCCACActggcagcggcagccaggAGGGCGGTCACAACACaccggctgcaggcgacgtgtgcagccgcggccgggCGCAGGAGAAGGGAGCGGGGGTGGCGGAGGCGTTGGGCTCGgatcgccggcggagactctCCGATGACGACGGAGACACGCCTGGCTTTCAGCGACAGTGGAGCCTCGCGCccgaggcagcagaggaccAAAGCGGGGAGAGTTTGATGTCGCATCGCACGAAGCTGTTCAAGTCAAAAACGTATCAAGAGTATGCACGTCTCGCGATCACCATGGATAAAATCACAGGAAGAGAAAAGTGGAAACACGAACTCGAG ACCTCGATGTACGACTACGAAACCGTGGCAAAGAGGCTCCAGATTCTGCGGAAGGCCCGGCAGTCAGGCAAgcttgcggcgctgcaggaagcTCTGCGAGGAAGTCTGCGCGACCAAATGTTCGGCGTGTTCAAGGAGCGGCTGTATAG CCGAACATACCTGGGCACGAAAGTGCAGGCCGAGGAGTTTATTGACGAAGTTTGTCTCTGCCTGAAAGAGTTGAAGCGCCACTCGCATCGCCGCCCGGAAGAAGTCCGCCGTATCTTCCACCAGCTGCAGACCTCGTGGGGCGTTACGGGTCTCATCCTCAGCG gcggcgcctctctcgggCTGCACCACTTTGGCGTCTTGGAGGTTCTCCTCaaggcgcgggcggaagGCCGCTGCCTGCTACCGAGA GTTGTTGGCGGCTGTAGCGCAGGCGCGGTCGTCGCGGCGTGGCTCTGCACGCGGACAGACGACGAACTTCTTCAGCAGGGCACCGTGGAGTATCTCGTCGAGCACTGGAAGGCTCTCTCGCCGAACTCGtggcttctgcgtctctggaATGTTTTGACAAAGGG ATACATGTGCGACATCGACGTGTGGAAGGCCTCCGCGAAGAAACTTTTTGGCGACTTGACCTTTCTTGAGGCGTACCAACGCACAGGCCGCGTCCTGAATATCTCCATGACCCGCGCCGACAG AGAAGAGTCGGGAGTGCAAGTCATGAACTATGTGAACGCACCGAACGTCCTCATCTGGTCCGCGCTTCTCTGCTCATGCGCCTTTCCCTTCTTGAgtcttcctcttcccctCCGCGAAAAGAGCCCGAAAGGCAAG GCTGTCATCTCGAAGGTGTTTGGATGCAGCTACTTCCACGATGGGTCGCTGAGCGGAGACATTCCTACGGAGCAAATGCGCGAGGCTTGGGCGGTCAGCTACTCAATTGTCTCACAG GTCAATCTCCATGTCTTCCCTTTCGCGGGGCTCCGCACGCATGGCGAAGCTGGCATTCCG GTGCATTGGCGCGGACGGAGTAGCAGGTGGCGGGCGGGCTTTCTTCTGTCTGCGCTCGAACTGTTCTTCAAGGAGCATATT CGGTTCTTGCTTCGTCTGATCGCTCTACTGGACGTGTCCCCAACCCTGCGGGGGATCAATGCTGGAAGCTTGGCGCTGCAG TCCTACACGGGCGACGTGACGCTGCACCCACGGTATATCTCCGCGCGGTACTGGCGCCTCCTGAACGATACGTCGCCGTCTGACATTTCTTG GTACTTGCAAGAGGGCCGCCTGATGGTATTCCCCAAGTTGCATTTGATACG AAACCGCATGCGCGTCGACCGCTGCTTCGAGGacctcgccgcggcagtcgacagctcctccgcctcgttcCCCGCGAcggccccgcgccgcggcgtgcagaAGGCGTGCTGA